CAAACCAAATGCGGCGTCCCGCCGGCTTGCCCAGATCGTGGGCAATGAATTCACGCCACGCAACGAAAAGCTGTTCTCGCTCGGCATCAGTCCATTCGGGTACCGCCAAAGGCCAATGTGTAGAAACTGCAGCGGCATTGCCGAAAATCGAAGGGTAGCGGGCGATGGCATAGAGACTTATCAAGCCCCCCATGCTGGAGCCGACGATCGCCGTATGCCGCCGATCCGTTCGCGTCCGGAACCGGCGGTTGATGATGGGACGCAGTTCGTCCACAATAAACTGCAAATACTGGTTGGAGATTACGGCCTTTCCGTTGCTTTGCCCTGCAAGTTTAGCGCGGACCGAGGAAGGCAGCCGATCAAGGATCCCCTGTGGTAGATATTGCCGGCTCCTGTCCGGACCCGGATGGTCTATGCCGACAATGATAAACGGTTCGATCTCATCTTTTCCCAGCAACCGCTCAGCCGATTTATCAGCCGCCCAGACCTTGTTGAAATTGGATCGTGCAGGATCGAACAAATTTTGTCCGTCATGCATGTAGACCACGCTATATTGCTTGCGCGAGATATCATAGTCGTATGGAAGCCATACCATTACCCTCGAAGGCGAGATATAATTAGAAGATACCGGATCAAGCTCAATAAAGCGGCTCTTGTTTCTGGCCACAGCGGAATAAGCTGAACTTGCGTTAAACGCCGCAGCTCCCGCGGCGGTCAACAACTGCCGACGGTTGATCATTTCACCTTTTGCTCGACGAACCGGATTGCGAAACCGCCACCAGGAGCGATACGCAAGTCCATAGAATCGGTTGATGTAACCATCCGGCTTTCAATGACTATCGCGTGCCGCTTTTCAGTGCGGTAATCGGCATCGTCTGCGTCGCGATATACTTCGGCCTTGTAACGCTTTCCGGGTGTCAGGAAGTCCAGCT
This portion of the Sphingobium sp. genome encodes:
- a CDS encoding alpha/beta fold hydrolase, coding for MINRRQLLTAAGAAAFNASSAYSAVARNKSRFIELDPVSSNYISPSRVMVWLPYDYDISRKQYSVVYMHDGQNLFDPARSNFNKVWAADKSAERLLGKDEIEPFIIVGIDHPGPDRSRQYLPQGILDRLPSSVRAKLAGQSNGKAVISNQYLQFIVDELRPIINRRFRTRTDRRHTAIVGSSMGGLISLYAIARYPSIFGNAAAVSTHWPLAVPEWTDAEREQLFVAWREFIAHDLGKPAGRRIWFDHGTETLDNYYRPYQNVVDAALVENGWEKGRSFSSRVYVGAAHEENAWAARMDDIFLWLFGKRR